AGCAACACCCTTCTCCCTAGAAATCCTGGGAGAGCATCCGCAGAGGGAAGGAGCACGCGAGGAGGCAGGCTGGTGTGCGAAATAACTTTAATGAGTGGACAGAGGGGAACGAGCTTGCTGTGAGCAGAGGTTCCggtgcagagagcaggaggatcAGCTGAGAGCCGGCAGCCTGTGGCTGCGGCAGAGATCCTGCTGGCCATCTGTCTGCCTAGCCCGTTGGGAGAGAGGGGCCAGCAGTGCCCACCTAGGCAGGCTGTGGGGGGCCTCGAGGCTCAGGGCaacagaagagagcaaggacacgggaaggaaagaagagagtggaagaagggaaaggcagaCATGGGCTGTACTGTGAGAGAGCCCAGGCTGGCCCCTTCAGGCCTCGCTTTGCAGGGGCAGTTGGGATCGCAGAGCCCCTCTGAATCCATTGCCCAGGAGCTCCATCCTCATTCTAGAACTATCTTCTGGGCTACGAGGGGTCCTCCTCTGGGGCCATCACCAGCAGCTTTAGCAGGGCAGGCACCTGGAGCCACCGTAACGGCCGCCGATGCCAGAGAGGCTGAAGCCTCCGGAGGAGATGGGGACTCCCTgagagctgaggatgctgcCAACGGCAGCGGAGGTGCTGGATCCCACGGCGGTGTTCTgcgggaaggagctgaggatggggCCGGGCAGGGTCACCACCACGGCAGAGGGTTGGATGACAACGGTggagtcctggcactgcctaACACAGGGCTCATTGCAGCTGCTGGCCAGCGGGGCTGGCCCGCTGGGCTGGCATGGCACGCATGGGTTGTAGCAGGACATGTCTGAAGGTGGGAGGTGCACCTGCGagagagagggcagggaagaagcagagcatgGAGGATGCATGAAGAGCAGCCTGTGACCCTGCCACCAGGCAGTCAAGGCACCTGGTGGGCCGGAAGCCGGAGGCCATGCGGCCAGAACTCAGCCTCGTGCTTTGCCTCAACCCCAAGGGCTCTGCGCAGGGCATCCCGGGGAAAGGGGAGTCCTGCCCAGTCCAGAGCCCAGAAGACCCCTCAGGCAAGCACCAGCCTCTCATCGTGCCAGAACTTCTGCCCCCTTTCCCTCTTCCAAGAAGCCCCAAGTCCCAGTGGAGCACAGCGGAGCACGTATCAGCTGAGACATgcggcaggagcaggagaaagggcTTCAGACTCACCTGGTTCCCAAGGAGGTGGAGGCGAGAGAAGTGGCTGAGCGAGTGGGGAGTTTGGCCGGCTTTTATAGAGCTCCTGCACCGCCCCAGGCCCAGAGTCACCCCGTACGTGGGCAGTAATTTGCCAGCAGACTCACCTCACATGCAGAAGAGCCTAGCTCATGGCATGGGTTGTGCTTGTTGTGCCTTGAACGcagccttttcatttcctcatttctggCATGCCCATTCTTCCATGGAGGCTCTTTGAAGTGCTGGCATGAGAGGCCGAAGGATTTCCAGGGCAGGAACTTGTCAGTGTGGGCAGCAGTGTAGGCTCAGGTGCCAGAGGAGTCCGGTGCAGACCCGGCCCTTGGGCAGTGGCCCTCCGCTGGGGTTGCCTGTGACTCGTTTTGCAGGAAGGGGTCCAGGCCCTTCTAGTGCCCTAGTCCCCAGCCGAACACGCAAGAGTCCctgtgcatgtgcgtgtgccctatccttctctccctctccctccctcccagctctctctgacAGTCACTGGTCATTGCCTCCTCCGGTGGCTGGGTTGTGCTGCAGGTTTTGACTCTCCTCCACCTGATGCTGCCCGCTCTGGGGGGAGATCTGTCCAAGGATGCCGAGTTGAGattaggaaagcaaaaggcCCCATGGAGTTGAAGCAGGCCAAGGAGCTGGAGCGCAACACAAAGGGCTTTTCTGGTATATCAGCAACTAGGGAAACATGGGTGTAGCCCTGGATGGGGCAGGTGACCCTGTGACGCGTGATAGAGCTCGATCGCCTAGCGAGATCACCACTCAGAGGACACAGAAAAAGCTGAGGCCCTCAAAGCCTTCTTGGCCTTGGGTCTTCCCTTGTAAGATTTGTCTTTGGGAAGGTTAGGCCCCTGGCATGCGTGGGCAAAtctggagcaaggaagactCTCAGAAGAGGAGGATCAAGCTAGGGAACATTGAAACATTGTTGGAGGACGATCAGCTGAGCGTCCATACCCTGTGGCtgaggcagagacctcctgggCTTCTGTCCGCCTAGCGCACTGGGAGAGATGGGTCCGCTGTCCCTGCTAGACAGGCTGAATAGAAGCAAGGCTGTGGGAGCTGACGAGAtacacccacaagtgctgagggagctggcgaaTGTCACTGCAAGGCCTCGCTTGAAAGCTTTGAAAGCATCGTGGTGCTTGGGGAAGGTTTCTGAGTGCTGGAGGACAGCAAACAGCAGTTGTGTCATCGAGCAGGGCAAGCAGGATGCTctgggggcaggagagggcatGGGGGcctgctctggagaggctgGTCAACCTCACGTCCACCCCTGCAAGCATGATGGAGCAAAACCTCCTGGAAGCCATTTGCagacacatgaaggacaagTAGGTGactgggagtagtcagcatggactTGTGGAAGGGAAATCTGGCTTGACCAAACCCCTAGCCTTCTACGATGAGACGACTGGCTTTGGAGTTGATGCGCAGACGCCCACGGGTCCTAGCGGACCGCATGGAAGGGTGCCGAGAGAGCGGACCGACGTCTCCCCAGGCCCACTCTCTAGTGTCCTTGAAAGGTCATGGGGGTCCGGGCAGGTTCCCGATGCCTGGCAAATGTGAGCAAATGTCACAGCCATcttcagaagaggagagaaaaggcaCAAAGGAGAAGGCGGGGAACTACTGGCCCATCAGCCTCTCTTTGGTCTCTCAGCACTGTCTGCCACAAGGGCCTTGTATCCAGCTGAGGATGGGATGctctgggtgggtgggtggAGAACGGGATGAGTAAAATGTGGTGGGGTGACGGGGCTCAGGGCATAGGGCTTCCTGGGTCATGCTCAACCTGGAGGCCTGTAACAGGGGCAGTAGCGCCGGGGTCTCTCGTGGGGCTTGTCCTGTTTCACATCTTTACGGGTGAGCGGGAGGAAGTGGTGGCGTGCCCTCTCCTCAAGTTGGCAGGGGGGACCAAATTGCGGGGAGGAGCTGACACGCTCCAGGGCAGGGCGGCCATTCAGGGGGAGCTAGCCACACTGGGGGACTGGGCTGACAGGAGTGTCCCGACATTCAATCAGGCCAAACGCCAAGTCGTCTTCCTGTGAGGGAAGAACCTCTTGCAACAGCGCAGGCTGGGGTCTGAACTGCCCTGTGCTCCAGTGGTCCCAGGACCTCCTTGTGCAGATCTGCCTCCTGGGGGCAGGGTCAGCcttgggagggggaggggaaaggggagtGGCATTGAGCGAGGGTGGGAATGGCCACacagggctcagcttcctggCCATAGAGCCTGGCAGTGTCCAGGAGCTCCCCTGAGCAGTGTATGGAGGGAAAGACCGGGTTGCAAAAGACATCTCTGTGCTGATCGGCGGTTCTGCCCACCTAGCAGGTGATATGTGTTCTCGTGGCATTAGGGCTTTGGCACACCTCCCGTCCCAGGCCCCAAAGCCCTCCtcagttcaaaacaaaagccagCACCGTAACGGAGGCAAGGAAAGTATTGCTCCACTCTCCCGTGGCACTGCAGGCTTGTGCAGGGTACTTGAGCCAATCCAACAAGCCTCTCAAAGCAAGGGAGACTGGTGGCAGGATATTAGCGATGGCTAGCAAGGCCCTGCCAGATGCCGGGGATGCTGGGGGAGGGGATGTGCTCAGAAGGGCCCTGTGAATAAAAGCATCTCAGACTGCATCAAGGAGTTGTTGCATCCTCACTGCATGAACAAAGGACTTTGCTGCCCTGGAGATGTGGAGGCAGCTGGGATGCATCCCAGAAGGGTATGGGGATGCCTTCAGTGGGTATGCTTGCTGGCATAGACTCCTCCAGCCCTCAGGCAAGAGCACAGCTTGCTTGCAAAGCTCCCTTTGCCTTCCTGAGAGGGGAGCTGTGCTCAGGCGTGTGCCAGGTGGCAAGTCATAGCCAAATTTAGGAGGGCTGTGTATCACTCCTCTGGCATGAGGGTAAGCCAAGCGTGTGTGTTGTCTGCAGCCCCACACCCCATGCAGGGCTGACTTCCCCTCCGGCCAGGGCAGTTCCAACACTGCCCTGGGGGGGAAGCTGTTCTAAGCACCAGGCTGCCCCTGGGCACAGCCCCCGGGAACCTCGAAGGCTGTGACCCTCCAGGGTAACCTTGCAGGTGCTCCCACAGCTTGGGGGCCCTGCAGGAGGGCGAGGGCCTTGTGGAAAAGGAGGCGGGGGCCAGTGTGCTGGTGGATGGAGCAAGCTGGGAGAGAGGACACGGCTTGTGCTCAGGCATGGGAGCTTGCGGTGCTGGGCTCCTCCTTGTCAGGAGGACACGAGCAGCCTCACTGAAAGGCACTCGGTTGACCTGGCCTCTCTGCATGGGACCTGTCCAGCACTTGCTGGCATGCTTCTGCTCATTCGGAGAAGTTCCTGCCCTATAATTCTTGGGCGTCTCATGCCAGCTTTGAAAAGGGGCGTCCGTGGCAGGATTATCATGGGGAAAGCAAGAAGTGAAGAGGCTATGTTGTAGGAACAACAAACACAACCCGTGCGATGAGCTAGGCTCTTTTGCATGTGAGGTGAGTCTGCTGGCAAATTACTGCCCACGTACGGGGTGGCTCTGGGCCTGGGGCGGTGCAGGAGCTCTATAAAAGCCGGCCAAACTCCCCACTCGCTCAGCCACTTCTCTCGCCTCCACCTCCTTGGGAACCAGGTGAGTCTGaagccctttctcctcctgctcctgctcttgctCTCAGCTGATacgtgctgtgctgtgctctgctgggTCTTGGGGCTGcttgggagagggaaagagggcaGAAGTTCTGGCATGGTGAGAGGCTGGTGCTTGCCTGAGGGGTGTTCTGGGCTCTGGGCTGGGGAGGACCCTGCTTGGCTCAGGTTGCCCTGCGCAGAGCCTTTGGGCAGTGGAGGCAAAGCAGGAGGCTGTGCTTTGGGCTGCGTGGCCCGCGCTGCCGGCCCACCAGGTGCCTTGACTGCCTGGTGGCAGGGTCACAGGCTGCTCCTCCCACCTTCAGACATGTCCTCCCCCatgctctgcttcctccctgccctctctctCGCAGGTGCACCTCCCACCTTCAGACATGTCCTGCTACAACCCATGCGTGCCATGCCAGCCCAGCGGGCCAGCCCCGCTggccagcagctgcagtgagccCTGTGTtaggcagtgccaggactccACCGTTGTCATCCAACCCTCTGCCGTGGTGGTGACCCTGCCCGGccccatcctcagctccttcccgcAGAGCACCGCCGTGGGATCCAGCACCTCTGCTGCCGTTGgcagcatcctcagctctcAGGGAGTCCCCATCTCCTCCGGAGGCTTCAGCCTCTCTGGCATCGGCGGCCGTTACGGTGGCTCCAGGTGCCTGC
This genomic interval from Rhea pennata isolate bPtePen1 chromosome 26, bPtePen1.pri, whole genome shotgun sequence contains the following:
- the LOC134151101 gene encoding feather beta keratin-like; this encodes MTQLLFAVLQHSETFPKHHDAFKAFKRGLAVTFASSLSTCESAGKLLPTYGVTLGLGRCRSSIKAGQTPHSLSHFSRLHLLGNQVHLPPSDMSCYNPCVPCQPSGPAPLASSCNEPCVRQCQDSTVVIQPSAVVVTLPGPILSSFPQNTAVGSSTSAAVGSILSSQGVPISSGGFSLSGIGGRYGGSRCLPC